From Aspergillus chevalieri M1 DNA, chromosome 4, nearly complete sequence, a single genomic window includes:
- a CDS encoding uncharacterized protein (COG:S;~EggNog:ENOG410PQH2;~TransMembrane:1 (i41-59o)), which yields MQRLWSRAAPATTCRQVTQPNAAVVGVTRGATAASKRRLRFANSFTAFYSSIFAAAALADAQVKDKRRVEWEEKIAAVKEEVDVLVGEEQRLISALESRRGRRVVGGTTIQSRSYSTTVPRFSIDLDNDLDEHELVNRSLAEFDNQDDAAIRQHEADEEPDELRTPIWLAGPSMKEKAIRVLALKQLAIRLMLRPTLAHDYEGLPMKYAGDNDVPRIKPTRLLTELNNLRKRIDFLRENEDVNVDDIMHPFRANPYYVVRQEKMKLDNEMEQITNIYLSGRISVQEYLLRVASNLSRSIEPDRPRAFKIMLLAFTHTRQNDLGLMVLRTLFPNRFRLSSPLIITILNFYRKTKDLLNFDLFLQMLIGGGYPVNLGKMPHFRHKVINGIDLTIPPLDSSNPVLYAALISACLRFDQPERADAYLQAARLTGYMDDYHTLFAYLKFYSIRQDWWNGVNTLKRAIAYMGSTSVHIEKYAERLIFLMVHLCDSCEKSAVSEALIKAAVESGFDPKLGERQQDIEDEIDPLFERWIGASMMSESSNEGLPIGEKCFSFLRTAGDVVSDLGEFPEQQSPARLRRKWSGHFSQSLLSSVLSERHPQHNSPAQDAVAFTGTESQTASGLVGEQGPPELAKATEPSGSGILIQQGEEIAMLRRDINRLDQRLDEAIEANRFQTETMTAHNDVISHMKDEIRELRKISKITKESYQAHEKTSERQDKEIQSLKHEVSELKESLASERGALSEALRSLKTALNELHEVKSQVAGNGKTGQSIQADLADSTTNIRDQAASLKAKAGALPSKLEFKLAKQQGVSLDSMPHHRKK from the coding sequence ATGCAAAGGCTCTGGTCTCGCGCAGCTCCGGCGACGACCTGCCGTCAAGTCACCCAACCAAACGCCGCTGTGGTTGGTGTCACCCGAGGGGCAACAGCGGCAAGCAAACGACGACTTCGCTTCGCCAATTCGTTTACCGCATTCTACTCGAGCATCTTTGCTGCCGCCGCTCTCGCCGATGCGCAGGTCAAGGATAAACGTCGAGTGGAGTGGGAGGAGAAGATAGCTGCAGTGAAGGAGGAGGTGGATGTGTTGGTGGGCGAGGAGCAACGGCTTATATCGGCGCTCGAGTCACGGAGGGGGCGACGCGTGGTTGGTGGGACAACAATTCAATCTCGATCATACAGCACGACGGTTCCCCGCTTCAGCATAGATCTAGACAATGACCTGGACGAGCATGAGTTGGTTAACAGGAGCCTTGCGGAATTCGACAACCAGGATGATGCTGCGATACGACAACATGAAGCCGATGAGGAACCCGATGAGTTAAGGACCCCGATTTGGCTTGCAGGCCCCTCGATGAAAGAAAAGGCCATTCGGGTTCTAGCATTGAAACAGCTTGCAATTCGCCTTATGCTCCGTCCGACTCTTGCCCATGACTACGAAGGTCTTCCGATGAAATATGCCGGTGATAACGACGTACCTCGCATAAAGCCAACACGCCTTCTAACAGAGCTGAACAAcctgaggaagaggatagaTTTCTTGAGGGAGAATGAAGACGTGAATGTCGACGATATTATGCACCCCTTTCGAGCAAATCCGTACTACGTGGTGCGGCAGGAGAAGATGAAACTCGACAATGAGATGGAACAGATCACAAATATATACCTCTCAGGGCGGATATCTGTCCAAGAATACTTGCTCCGGGTTGCGAGCAATCTCTCGCGATCCATCGAGCCTGACCGGCCGCGAGCCTTCAAGATCATGCTTCTGGCGTTCACACATACTCGACAGAATGACCTGGGACTTATGGTTCTCCGCACACTGTTTCCGAATCGATTCAGGCTTAGCTCGCCGTTAATTATCACCATCTTGAATTTCTATCGGAAAACTAAGGACCTCCTCAACTTTGACCTTTTCTTACAAATGCTTATAGGAGGAGGATACCCGGTTAACTTGGGCAAAATGCCCCACTTCAGACACAAGGTGATTAACGGAATAGACCTGACTATCCCGCCACTGGATAGTTCAAATCCAGTTCTTTACGCCGCCCTGATCTCGGCATGTCTCCGTTTTGACCAGCCCGAGAGAGCTGATGCGTATCTCCAGGCCGCGCGCTTGACCGGCTACATGGATGATTACCACACCCTATTCGCTTATCTGAAATTCTACAGTATTCGGCAAGATTGGTGGAATGGAGTTAATACGTTGAAACGAGCAATTGCCTACATGGGATCGACAAGCGTTCACATTGAGAAATACGCAGAGAGATTGATATTCTTGATGGTACATTTGTGCGATTCTTGCGAGAAGTCCGCTGTCTCTGAGGCTCTCATCAAAGCTGCTGTTGAGAGTGGTTTTGACCCGAAGTTAGGGGAGAGGCAGCAGGACATCGAGGACGAGATTGACCCTCTGTTTGAAAGGTGGATAGGTGCTTCGATGATGTCGGAATCCAGCAATGAGGGTCTACCAATTGGAGAGAAATGCTTCTCCTTTTTACGCACCGCTGGAGATGTTGTGAGCGACCTTGGCGAGTTCCCCGAACAACAGAGCCCCGCTCGTTTACGGCGAAAATGGTCAGGACACTTTTCACAATCACTTCTGTCATCTGTGCTTTCTGAAAGGCATCCGCAACACAATAGCCCCGCTCAGGACGCGGTAGCTTTTACTGGCACAGAATCACAAACAGCTTCTGGACTGGTTGGCGAACAAGGACCCCCAGAGTTGGCCAAGGCTACTGAGCCTTCAGGATCCGGAATCCTCATCCAACAAGGGGAAGAGATCGCAATGCTTCGACGTGACATTAACCGCCTAGACCAAAGACTCGACGAAGCCATCGAGGCCAATAGATTCCAAACCGAGACCATGACAGCCCACAACGACGTGATAAGCCACATGAAAGACGAAATTCGCGAGCTGAGGAAGATCAGCAAGATAACCAAAGAATCCTACCAAGCCCACGAGAAAACCTCCGAAAGGCAAGACAAGGAGATTCAGTCCCTGAAACATGAAGTTTCTGAGCTAAAGGAGAGCCTTGCTTCTGAACGAGGCGCGCTCAGTGAGGCACTGCGCTCGCTTAAAACTGCGCTGAATGAACTACACGAAGTTAAGAGCCAAGTCGCTGGAAATGGCAAGACCGGTCAATCGATTCAGGCCGACCTTGCCGATTCAACAACCAACATAAGGGACCAAGCGGCGAGCTTAAAGGCCAAGGCCGGAGCACTCCCATCCAAACTCGAGTTCAAGCTTGCTAAACAGCAAGGAGTTAGCCTGGACTCTATGCCTCATCACCGGAAGAAGTGA
- a CDS encoding nucleobindin SSP120 (COG:S;~EggNog:ENOG410PNVN;~InterPro:IPR040250,IPR002048,IPR011992;~SECRETED:SignalP(1-21);~go_function: GO:0005509 - calcium ion binding [Evidence IEA]): protein MRAQSFGLATVLLALSGLASAHGSHSNESPSSDWATRHMQEEHHIDSFDAGSFFTLHDYDSSGMWTADEVRKTYGLDDQSNAGVTEEQKQQAVREVFSLFDPGRTGIITRDDWMRLISSGVRLPDLGYGPGHHGDIEYEYEIHHFEQFHGDDATEEELTHPEDIEHFRQHDQLEDAADRLEQLERMPIVQANIPQKFLRQ from the exons ATGCGTGCTCAATCATTCGGCCTTGCTACTGTGCTGCTCGCCCTCAGCGGGCTTGCCAGTGCACATGGCTCCCATTCGAACGAGAGCCCGTCTTCAGACTGGGCGACTCGTCATATGCAGG AAGAGCATCACATTGATTCCTTCGACGCTGGTTCCTTCTTCACCCTCCACGACTACGATTCCTCTGGAATGTGGACAGCCGACGAAGTGCGCAAAACATACGGTCTCGACGACCAATCGAATGCTGGCGTGACCGAGGAACAAAAGCAACAAGCCGTCAGGGAGGTGTTCTCTCTTTTCGACCCTGGGAGGACAGGTATAATCACTCGTGATGACTGGATGCGCCTTATCTCATCGGGGGTGCGGTTACCGGATCTCGGATAtggacctgggcaccatgggGATATCGAATACGAATATGAGATTCATCACTTTGAGCAGTTCCACGGGGATGATGCGACGGAGGAAGAACTCACGCATCcggaggatattgaacaCTTCCGGCAGCATGATCAGCTGGAGGATGCTGCTGACCGGTTGGAGCAGCTTGAGAGGATGCCAATTGTGCAGGCGAACATACCGCAGAAGTTCCTTAGACAGTAG